The sequence below is a genomic window from Actinomycetota bacterium.
CCGCTCCTTGTTGCAGCAGCAGGAGGGGTAGCGGGCCAATACGCAGGAGCCCCCAACGGCCCAATAGCTCCGGTGGTGGCAAACACGACACAAGTGCACGGCGGTCTTGCGGCAGCAGCCGCGCTAGCCGGCCTGCATGGATTGGAGCGCACGGGCTACGGCTACAGCGCAACAGTCAGCGGGCTACATGCTGCGTCAGCAGTGCTGACCGCCATGACCTTCAATACCCTCGATCAGCCGACCATCCGGCGGTCCGGCGGTGGACGGGCACCGAACTTTCGCTCATATCAAGGCAGCGACAAGCAATGGTTCTATCTCGCAGCGCTCACGCCAGACCTGGTGCTGCGCACTCTTGATGCCCTCGACCGGCTGGATCTTTACGCACTGCCAGAAGTTGAAGGCGACTTTTACAAGATGATGTCCAGCGCCGAAGCTCTGGCGAAAGTCAACGCCGCCCTGGAGGAACACTTCGCTGCGCAACCGAGCACCCACTGGATCAATCTGCTGTCTGAGCACGGACTGGCCGCGGCTCCAGTGACCAGCCGCGAGGAGTGGACTGAAAGCGACATCGTCGCTGCGAATGGCGGCTTTGTGATCGAGGACGACGAGCACGTGGGGGCCGTGCGTATGCCATCGACTCCCATCATCATCGATGGAGTCTCACCGCTCCCCGGACGGCTTCCCGCCGCAGGTGCTCAGGCCCAAAGCCACGAGCAGGTCTGGGAACGAAGCCGATCACCCCGCCCAGCACCGACCGGTGAATACCTGATGCCCCTTGCTGGGATCAAAGTCATTGACGCGGCGTCGTTCATCGCCGGTCCCTTTGTCTCGTCCGTCCTGTCCGAATACGGCGCTGACGTCATTCGAATAGAGCCACTCTCGGGTGATACCTACCGTGCGTTCCCCATTCAGTTTCTCTCGGTGAACCGGTACAAACGTGGCTTGGCACTGAATGTGCCAAGCCCTGAGGGCGCCCAGACGATGCTTGAACTACTGCGCGACAAGGACATCCTTGTAGAGAACCTTCGCCCTGCGCGCATGGAACGAATCGGCTTGGGTGACGACGCGCTCGCACAGGCCAACAATCAGCTCATACACGTAGGCGTCTCGGCCTACGGACTCGCCGAAGCCTGGGCCGACTCCCCTGGATTTGATCCGATCTTCCAAGCCAGAAGCGGCATGGCCACTGCGCAAGGCGGCGATGGATATCCATATGACTCGGGCGTGCCAACC
It includes:
- a CDS encoding CoA transferase: MASAPPASADAEPPLAGVRVLEVSYSRPARIAGQLLADLGADVVRVVLDDAPGITAAEPGNVSWDRGKRVLHAQHGYPAAHVHEADILIVDASPSRLASLGLTADQLNPKDNRFVHVWVPPYGPEGEWAELAEDPLLVAAAGGVAGQYAGAPNGPIAPVVANTTQVHGGLAAAAALAGLHGLERTGYGYSATVSGLHAASAVLTAMTFNTLDQPTIRRSGGGRAPNFRSYQGSDKQWFYLAALTPDLVLRTLDALDRLDLYALPEVEGDFYKMMSSAEALAKVNAALEEHFAAQPSTHWINLLSEHGLAAAPVTSREEWTESDIVAANGGFVIEDDEHVGAVRMPSTPIIIDGVSPLPGRLPAAGAQAQSHEQVWERSRSPRPAPTGEYLMPLAGIKVIDAASFIAGPFVSSVLSEYGADVIRIEPLSGDTYRAFPIQFLSVNRYKRGLALNVPSPEGAQTMLELLRDKDILVENLRPARMERIGLGDDALAQANNQLIHVGVSAYGLAEAWADSPGFDPIFQARSGMATAQGGDGYPYDSGVPTIDTATGILGAVGALASLHRRLHHAVGAEVGISLAQGVTFIQFSEFTSYQGSAAPAVGKADYRGPSDFHRLYACEDCWIAVNADTDDKRHALLDAMNVTEASKIESLLRAQSSTQVLAVLSRIGVDAVRALSFESSFTDPFALANNLTYTVQDKQFGRAAIVRAYSDWSTTQGRRPAASFAVGEESLTILAEAGLSEHRIGELLNSGVVATPS